A genomic stretch from Gemmatimonadaceae bacterium includes:
- a CDS encoding DUF177 domain-containing protein gives MLSFDLRSLESNAVKVEADLRADDAVWREGDTRPDAGVQVTGRLSAAGAGRFYFSGRLEGQAATSCRRCLDHVSLRVDQEVHLLLVDGAAEEADEPDVYLIDVRQHDLDLRPAIREEWLLAVPPYAVCSESCQGLCPKCGGNRNHGACTCTTAIDPRWGALSALRNP, from the coding sequence ATGCTGTCCTTCGACCTCAGGTCCCTCGAGTCGAATGCCGTCAAGGTCGAGGCCGACCTTCGCGCCGATGATGCGGTGTGGAGGGAGGGGGACACGCGGCCCGACGCTGGTGTGCAGGTGACCGGTCGGCTGTCCGCCGCTGGAGCAGGCAGGTTCTACTTCAGCGGACGGCTGGAAGGGCAGGCGGCCACATCATGCCGTCGCTGCCTCGACCACGTGTCCCTGCGCGTGGACCAGGAGGTGCACTTGCTCCTGGTCGACGGCGCAGCCGAGGAGGCGGACGAACCGGATGTGTATCTGATCGACGTCCGTCAGCACGACCTGGACTTGCGTCCAGCAATTCGCGAGGAGTGGTTGCTCGCTGTCCCGCCATACGCCGTGTGTTCCGAGAGCTGCCAGGGCCTGTGCCCAAAGTGCGGTGGCAACCGGAATCACGGTGCCTGTACGTGCACGACCGCGATCGATCCGCGCTGGGGCGCCCTGTCGGCCCTGCGCAACCCGTAG
- the sucC gene encoding ADP-forming succinate--CoA ligase subunit beta: MNIHEYQAKDILRTLGVPIPAGEIATTPAEAEAIATRIGKPVVVKAQVHAGGRGKAGGVKLAQDPSEARARATAILGMQIKGLTVYKVLVTEAADIASEAYVGIILDRATRKPVFMVSPAGGIDIEEVAATTPEKILKLPIDTRFGLMPFQAMRLGFFLYDDLAKARAAARIMGQLYRAFMANGCSLAEINPLIVNPAGEVIALDAKMSIDDNELDRLPAIAALRDETAEEPSEVQARNANLTFIKLDGNVGCCVNGAGLAMATMDLVKYYGGEPANFLDIGGSSNPEKVVNALRIITADPNVKAILFNIFGGITRTDDVANGIVTATKENPLTVPIVIRLTGTNEEIAMKILTDNGFSASSDMDEAVKKAVALATGRTAA, from the coding sequence GTGAACATCCACGAGTACCAGGCGAAGGACATCCTTCGCACCCTTGGTGTCCCGATCCCCGCCGGGGAGATCGCCACCACACCCGCGGAAGCCGAGGCCATCGCCACCCGCATCGGCAAACCCGTGGTCGTCAAGGCCCAGGTGCATGCCGGCGGCCGCGGCAAGGCCGGTGGCGTGAAGCTCGCACAGGATCCTTCTGAGGCGCGCGCGCGAGCAACCGCGATCCTCGGCATGCAGATCAAGGGTCTCACGGTGTACAAGGTGCTTGTCACCGAGGCCGCGGACATCGCGAGCGAAGCCTACGTCGGCATCATCCTCGACCGGGCGACGCGGAAGCCGGTGTTCATGGTCAGCCCGGCGGGAGGGATCGACATCGAGGAGGTCGCCGCGACGACGCCGGAGAAGATCCTCAAGCTGCCGATCGACACCCGATTCGGTCTGATGCCGTTCCAGGCGATGCGGCTGGGCTTCTTCCTGTACGACGACCTCGCCAAGGCGCGCGCCGCGGCCCGGATCATGGGGCAGCTCTACCGGGCGTTCATGGCGAACGGATGTTCGCTCGCCGAGATCAATCCGCTGATCGTGAATCCCGCGGGCGAGGTGATCGCCCTCGACGCCAAGATGAGCATCGACGACAACGAACTCGATCGGCTGCCCGCGATTGCCGCCTTGCGCGACGAAACCGCGGAGGAGCCGAGTGAGGTTCAGGCGCGCAACGCGAACCTCACGTTCATCAAGCTGGACGGCAACGTCGGGTGTTGCGTCAACGGCGCCGGGCTCGCCATGGCGACGATGGATCTCGTGAAGTACTACGGCGGCGAGCCGGCGAACTTCCTCGACATCGGCGGCAGCTCCAACCCGGAAAAGGTGGTGAATGCTCTCCGCATCATCACCGCCGACCCGAACGTGAAGGCGATCCTGTTCAACATCTTTGGTGGCATCACCCGCACCGACGACGTGGCCAATGGCATCGTGACCGCGACAAAGGAGAACCCGCTCACGGTGCCGATCGTCATTCGCCTCACCGGTACCAACGAAGAGATCGCAATGAAGATTCTGACGGACAACGGCTTCTCGGCATCCAGCGACATGGACGAAGCCGTGAAGAAGGCCGTGGCACTCGCCACCGGGAGGACCGCCGCGTGA
- the ndk gene encoding nucleoside-diphosphate kinase, whose amino-acid sequence MPGNRTLTIIKPDAFGAGKAGKVLAHLEAGGFRLVAARVMRLTTAQAEEFYAVHRERPFYGSLVTFMTSGTCMPMILEKADAVAELRKAIGSTDPAEAAAGTVRKLYAESKERNAIHASDSDDNAIREARFFFAESDVL is encoded by the coding sequence ATGCCCGGTAATCGCACCCTGACGATCATCAAGCCCGACGCCTTCGGCGCCGGCAAGGCGGGGAAGGTCCTCGCCCATCTCGAGGCCGGCGGCTTCCGGCTCGTTGCGGCGCGCGTCATGCGCCTGACGACCGCGCAGGCGGAGGAGTTCTACGCCGTCCATCGCGAGCGCCCGTTCTATGGGTCGTTGGTCACGTTCATGACGTCGGGCACCTGCATGCCGATGATACTGGAAAAGGCGGACGCCGTCGCGGAACTCCGGAAGGCGATCGGGTCGACCGACCCCGCGGAAGCCGCGGCGGGAACGGTTCGGAAACTGTACGCCGAGTCGAAGGAGAGAAACGCGATTCACGCCTCGGACTCAGACGACAACGCGATCCGGGAAGCGCGGTTCTTCTTCGCCGAGTCGGACGTTCTGTAG
- the rpmF gene encoding 50S ribosomal protein L32 yields the protein MAVPKRRTSKRKKRARNTHKTAPAIIIQNCPRCGSPKRPHRVCGECGYYAGKQRVEPAEA from the coding sequence ATGGCTGTCCCGAAGCGACGAACATCCAAGCGGAAAAAGCGCGCCCGCAATACCCACAAGACCGCGCCCGCCATCATCATCCAGAACTGCCCGCGGTGTGGCAGCCCCAAGCGTCCGCATCGCGTGTGTGGCGAGTGCGGATACTACGCGGGCAAGCAGCGAGTCGAACCCGCCGAGGCGTAG
- the sucD gene encoding succinate--CoA ligase subunit alpha, protein MSVFIDRNTKLIVQGITGRDGSFHARQMIDYGTQVVGGVTPGKGGQTFEGKVPVFNTVAQAAEATGANTTVIYVPPMFAADAIMEAADAGIQLIVAITEGVPVLDMTKVYPYVKERGVRLIGPNCPGLISPGQSKVGIIPGRICTPGPVGVVSRSGTLTYEIVYQLTRAGIGQTTCVGIGGDPINGTNFIDCLEAFERDPSTQAICLMGEIGGTDEQNAAEYVQRHMKKPVVGFIAGQTAPPGRRMGHAGAIISGSSGTAAEKIEAFQAAGMGVAKRPLDFVELIKARLA, encoded by the coding sequence GTGAGCGTCTTCATCGACCGGAACACCAAACTGATCGTGCAGGGCATCACGGGGCGCGATGGCTCGTTCCACGCCCGGCAGATGATCGACTACGGCACCCAGGTCGTCGGTGGCGTCACTCCTGGCAAGGGAGGGCAGACGTTCGAGGGCAAGGTGCCGGTGTTCAACACGGTGGCCCAGGCGGCCGAGGCCACCGGCGCCAACACGACGGTGATCTACGTGCCGCCGATGTTCGCGGCGGATGCCATCATGGAAGCCGCCGACGCGGGGATTCAGCTGATCGTCGCAATTACCGAGGGCGTACCGGTCCTCGACATGACGAAGGTCTATCCGTACGTGAAGGAACGGGGCGTTCGGCTCATCGGCCCCAACTGCCCGGGGCTCATCTCGCCCGGGCAATCCAAGGTCGGCATCATCCCGGGCCGCATCTGCACCCCCGGACCGGTTGGCGTGGTTTCGCGCTCCGGGACGCTCACCTACGAGATCGTCTACCAGCTCACGCGGGCCGGAATCGGCCAGACCACGTGCGTCGGCATCGGTGGCGATCCGATCAACGGGACGAACTTCATCGACTGCCTCGAGGCCTTCGAGCGCGACCCGAGCACCCAGGCGATCTGCCTGATGGGCGAGATTGGCGGGACCGACGAACAGAACGCGGCGGAATACGTGCAGCGCCACATGAAGAAGCCGGTCGTGGGCTTCATCGCAGGTCAGACGGCGCCGCCCGGACGGCGGATGGGCCACGCGGGCGCGATCATCTCCGGATCGTCCGGCACGGCGGCCGAGAAGATCGAAGCGTTCCAGGCGGCCGGGATGGGCGTGGCCAAGCGTCCGCTCGACTTTGTGGAACTCATCAAGGCACGACTCGCCTGA